TCTCCAGCCAGGCGAGCAGCGTCTCGACGAGCCGCCTGCTGTGCGCGGGGGCGCACTGGTCGAGCGGTGCCAGGCAGCGGCGGGCCATGTCCTCGATCAGCTCCTCCGGCGGCAGCAGGACCAGCGCCTCGGTGTGCTCCGTGCACTGCAGCACGTGCCCGACCGGGAGCAGCCCGCGCTCCATCAGGCGTACGGCGGCGAAGGCCCAGTGCAGCGACTTGGCGGCCTCGGCGAGCGGAACCGGCGGGCCCATCGCGCCCGACCAGCCGGTCATCGCGCGCTCCAGGAGTTCGGGCCGCCCGGCCGCGTGCGGCTCGGGGACGACCATGCGGGGCTGCTCGTACTCCATGTCCAGGAGCACCTCCTGGCCCACGGCCGGGGCCACGGATTCCGGGGCGGGCCGCAGCAGTACGGCGACGGCGACCTGTTCGGGCAGCGGCCATCCGATGCGCTCGGCATGCTCGGCCAGGGCATCGGTGGGATCGGTACGGTGCTCGCTGAGCATCAGGCTGATCAGCCGCCGCTGCAGCCGAAGCCGCTCGCCGGCCTGGCGGGCGGCTGCTTCGACATAACCGCGTACGGACTGTGCGACGAGCCCGTCGAGATACTCGAAGCCCGACTCCACCAGCTCGTACATGGCCGGGGGCGGAATCTCGACCTGCTGCCCGATCTCGGCGAGACGACGCCACGCGAGCCGGACACCGAGCCGGTAGATGGCCTGGAGCGAGTCCAGGCTGCGACCCTGCAGCACCTCGCCGCGGCCGAACTCCTGGAACACCTCCAGCCGGCGCCCGTGCGGCAGGTGATCCTCCACCACAAGATGGCCGACGAAGTCCTCCAGTGCCTCGCGGATGCCGATCAGGGCCATGGGCTCGCCCGAATCGTCGACGACGAGCGGCAGGCCGGGGTACTCCTTGCGGATCTCGCCGAGGATCGCCTGGGCGAGTGCGGGCACCTCGGCCATGGCCAGGGCGGCGAATCTGCGTGCCCGCGGGCGGGGGACGTCCCGCCACGCCGTGCGCACGGGCATGGTTTCCCCCTAGGGCTGCGGGGACGCTGTCGGCCGGCCCGTCTCGAAGGAGACGAGAGGCACATTGGGCTGCTCGGGTGTGGCGTTCAGTGCGGCGACGATGCCGAAGGCAGCCCCCACGGCGAGGACGGCTGCGGCCATGGTGGTCAGCACGGCGGCGGTCAGTATGTGCATGGTTCAGCGAGCCTCTCGGTCGGAAGGCACCCCGCCCCGCGGCCACCGGCTCGGCGACTGCCCAGTCTGTGAGGGGCATTGACACTTAGTCAAGAGGGCGCTTACGGTCCCGGCCCGTACAGACGCGCACCGTCCTGATTCCCCCACCGCCCGGGAGTGCCCCTATGCGTCGTACCGCTTCGCCGTTGTCACTGCTCCTGCTGGGCACCGGCGTCTTCCTGCTCGTCCTGGCTCCGCTGCTCGCCTGGTACGTCGAGCCACGCGCAGAACGCACCCCGACCGATGTCGATGTCACCACGGTGTTCACCGGCAACGGCGACTATTTCGACACCGAGAGTCTCAGACCCGTACAGGGAGAACCGATCACCATCACCCGCCGGGTGCTGGGTGATGTCGCGGCGAGCGAGCGCAGCGGACGGGCGGTGTGGGACGTGTCCACGGCCATCGACACCCCGAACACGCTGGCCTTCGGCGATCCGCGCAGATCCTACCAGTGGACGCTGGAGCGCTGGGTGACCGACCGCCGGACCAACGCTCCGGTGCACTGCTGCGGGGAGACGCCGCAGTATCAGGGCGAGGCGTACCTGAAGTTCCCCTTCGACGTGCAAAAGCGCGGATACCTCTGGTGGGACACCACGCTGGGATCCACGGTACGGCTGGAGTTCAAGGGCACCAAGAAGGTCGCGGGCTACGAGGGTTACCGGTTCACCGGATCCGTGAAGGACACCCGGACGGGCACCCGCCAGGTGCCGGGGCGGCTGGTCGGCCTGCCGAAACAGCGCCAGGTGCATGCCGAGGAGTGGTACGCCAACCACGGCATCGAACTCGTCGTCGACCGGCGGACGGGCCGCATCATGAACGCGAGGACCGCTCCGCGCAAGACTCTGCGGGCACCCGGTGGCGACGCGGCGAAGGTGGTCCTGCTGGACAGCGCCGGGCT
This window of the Streptomyces sp. SLBN-118 genome carries:
- a CDS encoding CdaR family transcriptional regulator, encoding MPVRTAWRDVPRPRARRFAALAMAEVPALAQAILGEIRKEYPGLPLVVDDSGEPMALIGIREALEDFVGHLVVEDHLPHGRRLEVFQEFGRGEVLQGRSLDSLQAIYRLGVRLAWRRLAEIGQQVEIPPPAMYELVESGFEYLDGLVAQSVRGYVEAAARQAGERLRLQRRLISLMLSEHRTDPTDALAEHAERIGWPLPEQVAVAVLLRPAPESVAPAVGQEVLLDMEYEQPRMVVPEPHAAGRPELLERAMTGWSGAMGPPVPLAEAAKSLHWAFAAVRLMERGLLPVGHVLQCTEHTEALVLLPPEELIEDMARRCLAPLDQCAPAHSRRLVETLLAWLETRGGAPEVAARLGVHPQTVRYRLRQIRALLGDEVDDPDRRFKLELVLRARRLRDSGMVRDTGEPLRRGWQ
- a CDS encoding DUF3068 domain-containing protein, producing the protein MRRTASPLSLLLLGTGVFLLVLAPLLAWYVEPRAERTPTDVDVTTVFTGNGDYFDTESLRPVQGEPITITRRVLGDVAASERSGRAVWDVSTAIDTPNTLAFGDPRRSYQWTLERWVTDRRTNAPVHCCGETPQYQGEAYLKFPFDVQKRGYLWWDTTLGSTVRLEFKGTKKVAGYEGYRFTGSVKDTRTGTRQVPGRLVGLPKQRQVHAEEWYANHGIELVVDRRTGRIMNARTAPRKTLRAPGGDAAKVVLLDSAGLEFTPDTQREQVALAKTDSGRLRALGDLAPIGGGAAGLVLAAAGVILLLRGPERPNPT